A region of Myxococcus stipitatus DSM 14675 DNA encodes the following proteins:
- a CDS encoding sigma-70 family RNA polymerase sigma factor translates to MANSTKFAAEGLSQYLRHLGGHQQLTREQEYELARRARKGDESARQTLATSNLAFVVAVAKKFANRGARLDDLIQEGNVGLMKAIEHFDPKKNVRFATYAVWWIRAYITRYLKDNRSQVRGGEAERGSMVDFSLDASIDEEGETTFLDRLEDGGPSPQDVFLSNEQDTEIQDALTKVRKRIGDLGWDILTERLTQDKPLTLEELGQRWGVSRERVRQVELKTKNFLERYLSAFNENEEQAFLDAA, encoded by the coding sequence ATGGCCAACTCGACGAAGTTTGCGGCGGAGGGCCTGTCGCAATATCTGCGTCATCTGGGGGGACACCAGCAACTGACGCGCGAGCAGGAGTACGAGCTGGCGCGCCGCGCTCGCAAGGGTGACGAGTCCGCGAGACAGACGCTCGCCACTTCCAATCTGGCCTTCGTCGTCGCGGTGGCGAAGAAGTTCGCCAACCGGGGTGCGCGACTGGATGACCTCATCCAGGAAGGCAACGTGGGTTTGATGAAGGCGATCGAGCACTTCGACCCCAAGAAGAACGTGCGCTTCGCGACGTACGCGGTGTGGTGGATTCGCGCCTACATCACCCGCTACCTGAAGGACAACCGCAGCCAGGTCCGCGGCGGCGAGGCCGAGCGCGGCAGCATGGTGGACTTCTCGCTGGATGCTTCCATCGATGAGGAGGGTGAGACCACCTTCCTGGACCGCTTGGAAGACGGCGGGCCGTCGCCTCAGGACGTGTTCCTCTCCAACGAGCAGGACACTGAAATCCAGGACGCGCTCACCAAGGTCCGCAAGCGCATTGGCGACCTGGGCTGGGACATCCTCACGGAGCGGCTGACGCAGGACAAGCCGCTCACGCTGGAGGAACTGGGGCAGCGCTGGGGCGTGTCGCGCGAGCGCGTGCGCCAGGTGGAGCTCAAGACGAAGAACTTCCTGGAGCGCTACCTGTCGGCCTTCAACGAGAACGAAGAGCAGGCGTTCCTGGACGCGGCCTGA